The Fragaria vesca subsp. vesca linkage group LG2, FraVesHawaii_1.0, whole genome shotgun sequence genome includes a window with the following:
- the LOC101313753 gene encoding tetraspanin-18-like encodes MRRNCCHVSLAFVLKFLNFLQAFVGVSILLYSAWMLDQWNHHIPVFPPSSAPSPDPPFSLSLSSGAGAVSDQVNFGVQLVSGLDEGMGFQLNALNLPAPWFIYSFMGVGALLLCITFIGCIAAESINRCCLCFYSLLITVLALAEAALVAFIAIDHHWDKDLPVDPTGELESFQSFIEKNIDICRWVGIAVVGIQALSLLLAIILRGMISTHKADYDVEDEYDARGRTQEPLLNQHLSQASGSTKVDGRGTHSDIWSSRIRDKYGLSSGDKYNSVNQNASLSMKSRQ; translated from the exons ATGCGGCGGAATTGCTGCCATGTGTCCCTAGCCTTCGTGCTCAAATTCCTCAACTTCCTTCAAGCCTTCGTTGGCGTCTCGATCTTACTCTACTCGGCGTGGATGCTTGATCAGTGGAACCATCACATTCCGGTGTTCCCTCCGTCCTCCGCGCCTTCCCCGGACCCTCCTTTCTCACTCTCGCTGAGCTCCGGCGCCGGCGCAGTTTCCGATCAGGTCAATTTTGGAGTCCAGTTGGTGTCTGGGTTGGATGAAGGCATGGGGTTTCAATTGAATGCCCTGAACCTCCCTGCTCCTTG GTTCATATACTCTTTTATGGGAGTGGGGGCTTTGCTCCTCTGCATTACTTTCATAGGTTGTATCGCAGCTGAATCGATCAACCGTTGCTGCTTGTGTTTC TACAGTCTACTCATAACTGTACTAGCTCTAGCAGAAGCAGCTCTGGTAGCTTTCATAGCAATTGATCACCATTGGGACAAG GATCTTCCAGTTGACCCAACTGGTGAACTTGAGAGTTTTCAATCTTTCATTGAAAAAAACATTGACATATGTAGGTGGGTTGGGATAGCAGTTGTTGGAATACAG GCTTTATCTCTGCTACTAGCAATAATTCTACGAGGCATGATATCTACCCATAAAGCTGACTATGATGTTGAAGATGAGTATGATGCTAGGGGTAGAACTCAGGAACCACTGCTAAATCAACATTTAAGCCAAGCATCTGGATCAACTAAGGTGGATGGCAGAGGGACTCACTCTGACATTTGGAGCTCACGTATAAGAGATAAG TATGGACTGAGCTCTGGTGATAAATACAATTCCGTAAATCAGAATGCATCATTGAGTATGAAATCCAGGCAGTGA
- the LOC101313464 gene encoding uncharacterized protein LOC101313464, with protein sequence MTESEIPSLVSLCVDAVKSDLLRGDDDLLPILHELPPNLLDLLVSRLPPFALQKLHRAMPFDDREDEFSDECIGNGRKRGRSSRAGDFDKAWRNLFILRWPEIGRRIEVIEPPEWQQIYWETHLQNCLDEVAEVASLPSFDGCLGEVKISDSLLELIGCEGDMATSTSGYSKLRHHCVHFGYLARCLRLQNIFCNEEICHLLRNSKLQSLELRWIRSKEHITGVCKLLNQNSESLKTLEFIHCTLSSASITEICSSLSPKSLQAHGIKHFSINTTKFLETNPSSVPVELVSFLSSGRSLYSLKLSDNHLGQKFAKVLFSTLLNASSSLSILDLSENNISGWLSELSALSKSNTRTPLRVGKSLQSLRELNLRGNNLNKDDADDLRYALVHLPNLEVLDMSDNPIGDDGIRSLIPFLMEASEKCTRFVDLMLENCELSCHGVTELIKTLSSLSRPLKSLSIADNDLGSQVAGVLGEFLCTPIQVLNAGGIGLRSSGFQVLQEKLTKELKLVEIDISKNRGGIETANFLSKLMSEAPKLAIVNAAYNLMPVESLTAICSAIKNAKGTLQRMDLSGNTWDYQPVYDSMLADIQCNERLILILPSLTPDAPYDADP encoded by the exons ATGACCGAGAGTGAAATTCCATCTCTGGTCTCCCTGTGCGTAGACGCAGTTAAATCCGACCTGCTTCGCG GTGATGATGATCTTCTTCCGATTCTCCATGAGCTTCCTCCGAACTTGCTTGATCTTCTGGTTTCGCGGTTGCCGCCGTTCGCCTTGCAGAAGCTGCACCGAGCAAT GCCATTTGATGACCGAGAAGATGAGTTTTCTGATGAATGCATCGGAAATGGTAGAAAGCGCGGGAGGTCTTCGAG GGCAGGGGATTTCGACAAGGCGTGGAGAAATTTGTTTATATTGCGGTGGCCGGAGATTGGCCGTAGGATTGAAGTCATTGAACCGCCTGAGTGGCAGCAGATTTACTGGGAAACACATCTGCAAAA TTGTCTAGATGAAGTAGCAGAGGTAGCTTCGCTGCCCTCGTTTGATGGGTGCCTTGGTGAAGTCAAGATTTCAG ACTCTTTATTGGAATTGATAGGTTGTGAGGGTGACATGGCTACTTCAACTTCTGGTTATTCTAAACTACGTCACCATTGTGTACACTTTGGTTACTTAGCCCG ATGCCTGAGACTTCAAAATATTTTCTGCAATGAAGAAATTTGT CACTTATTGAGGAACAGCAAATTGCAGAGCTTGGAACTAAGGTGGATAAGATCCAAGGAGCAT ATTACTGGAGTATGTAAGCTTCTCAACCAGAACAGTGAAAGTTTAAAAACGCTTGAATTCATTCACTGTACACTTTCTTCAGCTTCTATCACCGAAATTTGTAGTTCTCTATCCCCAAAGAGCTTGCAAGCACATGGAATAAAGCACTTCTCAATCAACACGACAAAGTTTCTTGAAACTAACCCATCTTCTGTACCTGTCGAACTTGTGTCATTTTTGTCTTCAGGAAG GTCCTTGTATTCTTTGAAACTCTCCGACAACCACCTTGGCCAGAAATTTGCAAAAGTGTTATTTAGTACGCTTCTCAATGCTTCGTCCAGTCTATCCATCCTTGACCTTTCAGAAAACAAT ATATCAGGCTGGCTTTCTGAACTCTCTGCGCTATCAAAAAGTAACACCCGAACACCTTTACGAGTTGGGAAGTCCTTGCAATCATTACGGGAGCTCAATTTAAG GGGGAACAATCTCAACAAAGATGATGCAGATGACCTTAGATATGCTCTTGTTCATTTGCCTAACTTGGAGGTCCTGGACATGAGTGATAATCCTATTGGGGATGATGGAATCAG GAGTTTAATTCCCTTTCTTATGGAAGCTTCCGAAAAATGCACTCGCTTTGTTGATTTAATGTTGGAGAACTGTGAGCTTTCCTGTCATGGAGTGACTGAACTTATAAAAACCCTTTCTAGCCTAAGCAGACCATTGAAGTCTCTGTCTATTGCAGATAATGACCTCGGCAG TCAAGTAGCAGGAGTTTTGGGAGAATTTTTGTGTACGCCCATTCAAGTACTCAATGCTGGAGGTATTGGATTACGTTCATCTGGTTTTCAGGTACTACAAGAAAAACTTACAAAAGAGTTGAAGCTAGTGGAGATCGACATAAG CAAAAACCGTGGAGGAATTGAAACTGCGAATTTTTTGTCAAAGCTCATGTCAGAGGCTCCCAAACTTGCTATAGTCAATGCTGCATATAATCTTATGCCTGTAGAATCGTTGACCGCCATATGCTCTGCCATAAAAAATGCAAAAG GTACTCTGCAGCGTATGGACTTGAGCGGAAATACTTGGGACTATCAGCCGGTCTATGATTCTATGCTTGCCGACATCCAATGTAATGAAAGGCTCATTTTGATTCTTCCATCACTTACTCCAGATGCACCCTATGATGCTGACCCATAG
- the LOC101312979 gene encoding monoacylglycerol lipase abhd6-B-like isoform 1, which translates to MSAHQWLEKAATALNSGLAFIVFLVFDLLDAILCILFRYIDYLFEGRPGSCFCGRSWEIEQVRNNEDDHQQLSETLYRRKNIFKELGRLVRVAKSYHKTSGGRVARWSDCGCHSCVSWLNTEEHNLHLVVKQPSSLAITEDLGVQQASENVIFLHGFLSSSSFWAETVFPNISDPVSRHYKLFAIDLLGFGSSPKPRDCLYTLKDHLEMIEKSVICPFQLTSFHLVAHSMGCLIAIALAAKHSHLVKSITLVAPPYFPSKDGDSLRVLHRLAERKLWPLFMFGTSFMSWYEHLGRCVCFLVCRNHRIWERIVKLITWRKDLHFMTMDLSRHTHHSAWHTMHNVICGGAKLMESYLEVISKAGVKVFVIHGDRDQVVPVECSHNIWMAVPEAQINIIKNADHSSVLLGREKEFTLYLQHVWAASS; encoded by the exons ATGTCTGCTCATCAGTGGCTGGAAAAGGCGGCAACAGCTCTCAATTCTGGCTTGGCCTTCATAGTTTTCCTCGTTTTTGACCTTCTTGACGCCATTCTCTGCATCCTGTTCAGATATATTGACTACTTGTTTGAAGGGCGGCCGGGCTCTTGTTTTTGTGGTCGCAGCTGGGAAATTGAGCAGGTCAGGAATAATGAAGATGATCACCAACAGCTTTCAGAGACTTTATACCGGAGGAAAAACATTTTCAAGGAATTGGGTCGTCTTGTTCGTGTTGCTAAAAGCTACCACAAAACAAGTGGTGGCAGAGTTGCCAGGTGGTCTGACTGTGGATGTCACTCTTGTGTTTCATGGCTGAATACTGAGGAGCACAACCTACATCTTGTTGTTAAGCAGCCCTCTTCACTAG CCATCACTGAGGATTTGGGAGTACAACAAGCAAGTGAGAATGTGATATTCCTTCACGGGTTTCTTTCTTCTTCCTCATTTTGGGCAGAAACTGTGTTTCCAAACATTTCGGATCCTGTTAGTCGGCATTATAAGTTGTTTGCCATAGATCTATTGGGATTTGGTTCAAGCCCAAAGCCAAGGGACTGTTTGTATACTTTGAAGGATCACTTGGAAATGATTGAGAAATCTGTCATATGTCCCTTCCAGTTAACTTCTTTCCATTTGGTTGCACACTCCATGGGTTGTCTGATTGCAATTGCTTTAGCTGCTAAGCACTCGCACTTGGTAAAATCAATCACTCTTGTAGCACCT CCTTACTTCCCTTCTAAAGATGGAGATAGTTTGAGAGTGCTTCATAGGCTTGCTGAAAGGAAACTATGGCCACTTTTCATGTTTGGAACATCATTTATGTCATGGTATGAGCATCTGGGTCGATGTGTCTGTTTCCTTGTATGCCGCAACCACAGGATATGGGAGAGGATCGTAAAGTTAATCACTTGGAGAAAGGACCTCCATTTTATGACAATGGACTTAAGTAGGCACACCCATCATTCAGCTTGGCACACCATGCACAATGTGATTTGTGGGGGTGCAAAGTTAATGGAAAGCTACTTGGAAGTTATAAGCAAAGCCGGGGTTAAAGTGTTTGTAATCCATGGAGATAGAGACCAGGTTGTGCCAGTAGAGTGCAGCCACAACATTTGGATGGCTGTTCCTGAGGCACAAATTAACATCATAAAAAATGCTGATCATTCTTCTGTGCTCCTTGGCCGTGAGAAAGAGTTCACTCTCTATCTACAGCACGTTTGGGCCGCTTCCTCATAG
- the LOC101312979 gene encoding monoacylglycerol lipase abhd6-B-like isoform 2: protein MSAHQWLEKAATALNSGLAFIVFLVFDLLDAILCILFRYIDYLFEGRPGSCFCGRSWEIEQVRNNEDDHQQLSETLYRRKNIFKELGRLVRVAKSYHKTSGGRVARWSDCGCHSCVSWLNTEEHNLHLVVKQPSSLAITEDLGVQQASENVIFLHGFLSSSSFWAETVFPNISDPVSRHYKLFAIDLLGFGSSPKPRDCLYTLKDHLEMIEKSVICPFQLTSFHLVAHSMGCLIAIALAAKHSHLPYFPSKDGDSLRVLHRLAERKLWPLFMFGTSFMSWYEHLGRCVCFLVCRNHRIWERIVKLITWRKDLHFMTMDLSRHTHHSAWHTMHNVICGGAKLMESYLEVISKAGVKVFVIHGDRDQVVPVECSHNIWMAVPEAQINIIKNADHSSVLLGREKEFTLYLQHVWAASS, encoded by the exons ATGTCTGCTCATCAGTGGCTGGAAAAGGCGGCAACAGCTCTCAATTCTGGCTTGGCCTTCATAGTTTTCCTCGTTTTTGACCTTCTTGACGCCATTCTCTGCATCCTGTTCAGATATATTGACTACTTGTTTGAAGGGCGGCCGGGCTCTTGTTTTTGTGGTCGCAGCTGGGAAATTGAGCAGGTCAGGAATAATGAAGATGATCACCAACAGCTTTCAGAGACTTTATACCGGAGGAAAAACATTTTCAAGGAATTGGGTCGTCTTGTTCGTGTTGCTAAAAGCTACCACAAAACAAGTGGTGGCAGAGTTGCCAGGTGGTCTGACTGTGGATGTCACTCTTGTGTTTCATGGCTGAATACTGAGGAGCACAACCTACATCTTGTTGTTAAGCAGCCCTCTTCACTAG CCATCACTGAGGATTTGGGAGTACAACAAGCAAGTGAGAATGTGATATTCCTTCACGGGTTTCTTTCTTCTTCCTCATTTTGGGCAGAAACTGTGTTTCCAAACATTTCGGATCCTGTTAGTCGGCATTATAAGTTGTTTGCCATAGATCTATTGGGATTTGGTTCAAGCCCAAAGCCAAGGGACTGTTTGTATACTTTGAAGGATCACTTGGAAATGATTGAGAAATCTGTCATATGTCCCTTCCAGTTAACTTCTTTCCATTTGGTTGCACACTCCATGGGTTGTCTGATTGCAATTGCTTTAGCTGCTAAGCACTCGCACTTG CCTTACTTCCCTTCTAAAGATGGAGATAGTTTGAGAGTGCTTCATAGGCTTGCTGAAAGGAAACTATGGCCACTTTTCATGTTTGGAACATCATTTATGTCATGGTATGAGCATCTGGGTCGATGTGTCTGTTTCCTTGTATGCCGCAACCACAGGATATGGGAGAGGATCGTAAAGTTAATCACTTGGAGAAAGGACCTCCATTTTATGACAATGGACTTAAGTAGGCACACCCATCATTCAGCTTGGCACACCATGCACAATGTGATTTGTGGGGGTGCAAAGTTAATGGAAAGCTACTTGGAAGTTATAAGCAAAGCCGGGGTTAAAGTGTTTGTAATCCATGGAGATAGAGACCAGGTTGTGCCAGTAGAGTGCAGCCACAACATTTGGATGGCTGTTCCTGAGGCACAAATTAACATCATAAAAAATGCTGATCATTCTTCTGTGCTCCTTGGCCGTGAGAAAGAGTTCACTCTCTATCTACAGCACGTTTGGGCCGCTTCCTCATAG
- the LOC101294729 gene encoding GDSL esterase/lipase At4g28780-like: protein MAVALVLMVILPGPPQAEAARAFFVFGDSLVDNGNNNYLATTARADSPPYGIDFPTHRPTGHFSNGLNLPDLVSEQMGSELLLPYLSSELTGQKLLTGANFASAGIGILNDTGVQFVNIIRIFKQFELFQQYQQRVSALIGGAQAKRLVNDALVLVTLGGNDFVNNYFLVPFSARSRQYSISQYSQYLISEYRKILLRLYELGGRRVLVTGTGPLGCVPAAMAQRSRNGECAPELQRAAAIFNPLLVQMVQGLNAQLGTEAFVAANAHASMDFLSNPRKYGFVTSRVVCCGQGPYNGVGLCTPLSNLCSNRDVYAFWDPFHPSERANRLIVQTMMTGSSKYMNPMNLSTIMAMDSRN from the exons ATGGCTGTTGCCCTAGTATTAATGGTGATACTGCCTGGACCTCCTCAAGCCGAGGCAGCTCGCGCTTTCTTTGTGTTTGGAGACTCACTTGTGGACAATGGCAACAACAACTACTTGGCCACCACTGCACGTGCCGATTCTCCTCCCTACGGAATTGATTTCCCGACCCACCGCCCCACCGGCCACTTCTCCAACGGTTTGAACCTCCCTGACCTGGTCA GTGAACAAATGGGATCAGAGCTACTCTTGCCATACTTAAGCAGTGAGCTTACCGGACAAAAGCTGCTTACTGGTGCCAACTTTGCTTCTGCTGGAATTGGAATCCTCAATGATACTGGGGTTCAATTT GTCAACATAATAAGGATCTTCAAGCAGTTTGAGCTGTTCCAGCAATACCAACAACGAGTGAGTGCCCTAATCGGAGGAGCTCAAGCCAAGAGGCTAGTAAACGATGCTCTTGTCCTTGTAACTCTTGGCGGCAATGACTTCGTTAACAACTATTTTTTGGTACCCTTCTCTGCAAGATCCCGCCAGTACTCTATTTCTCAGTACTCCCAGTACCTCATCTCCGAGTACCGCAAAATTCTTCTG AGGCTATATGAATTAGGAGGGAGAAGGGTGTTGGTGACTGGTACAGGTCCATTGGGCTGTGTTCCGGCCGCGATGGCGCAGAGGAGTAGGAATGGTGAATGTGCACCAGAGCTGCAAAGGGCAGCAGCCATCTTCAATCCCTTGCTTGTACAGATGGTTCAGGGACTCAACGCACAGCTTGGTACTGAAGCTTTTGTTGCTGCAAATGCTCATGCAAGTATGGACTTCCTCAGCAACCCCCGGAAATATG GCTTTGTTACATCAAGGGTGGTATGTTGCGGGCAAGGACCGTACAATGGGGTGGGACTGTGTACCCCGTTGTCGAATCTGTGCTCTAACCGTGATGTCTATGCATTTTGGGATCCTTTCCATCCATCCGAAAGGGCGAACCGGCTGATTGTGCAGACAATGATGACCGGATCTAGCAAGTACATGAACCCTATGAACCTGAGCACCATCATGGCCATGGACTCCAGGAACTAG
- the LOC101294433 gene encoding uncharacterized protein LOC101294433: protein MKGVHSSKAHSAEKPIPGCLGRMVNLFDMSTGVSRNKLLTDKPHHDGSSLSRSQSDVVTMLGSPFGDQIEDKVIVSELRRSSSNNKANGTPIKMLLDQEMSKEVETKKNPPNVVAKLMGLDAFPRQQPDAAVQRSNASNYSQCTNTRSSVPSGCWQHEDEFLDKRMQHEYHQCPEQNDYKDVYEVWQQPPKTSYGRNKSPQKGRYNGKINEKQMDLVRQKFMEAKRLATDERLRQSKEFEDALEVLSSNKDLFLKFLQEPNSLFSQHLYELQSLPPPTETKRITVLRPTKMVSNDNFVGSGNKSDKQTNKSSQVCQAVWESHHVYPATIADQKVDEYSPPPTRIVVLRPTPGKTEDSKAVVSSPTSSPRLQGENFYEKHVDDEVQESIEAEEEITQTTRDNSMGHQRNETLLSSVFSNGYTGDESSFHKSEIEYAAGILSDSEVMSPSPRHSWDYINRFGSPFSSSSFSRMSCSPESSVCREAKKRLSERWAMMALNGNSQEQRHARRSSSTLGEMLALSEVKKSTTSEDESSHKEQERRESVSCLISDSSKEELVYSASLVRSKSLPVSSAVFSNQVSIEGSDHGKIDVPKELNKAKSMKSSLKGKVSSLFFSRNKKSNKEKSEASQANKESQSSFSEQLNSLVRPSMISDDASQCSNDGGFEGCFSPALCGASGKDSPVVTNIEQRQGAAPWEAGLSLAKPVAPGNAGENQDQPSPISVLEPPFVEDDNTIQEFSRFLKPDHLGRNLKSNLIDKSPPIGSIARTLSWGESCAEPATPYGPYLVKSPSVSTSTEEEEQDWHAVVQTLLSAAGLDGELQCDSFFGKWHSLESPLDPSLRDKYANPNDKEPLHEAKRRKWRSSRKLVFDCVNAALVDITGYGSSDSSSVRIVSCSGAHDRFLEGDSLLLADRVWSRVKEWFLSDVRCVSEDGGDINSLVVERVVKKEVVGRGWPEQMRCEIDIVGKEIEGKLLQELVEEAVVDLTGRT from the exons ATGAAGGGGGTGCATAGCAGCAAGGCGCACAGCGCCGAGAAGCCGATCCCGGGATGCCTGGGAAGAATGGTCAACTTGTTTGATATGAGTACAGGGGTTTCTAGAAACAAGCTGCTCACTGATAAACCCCACCATGATG GTTCTTCGCTCTCAAGGAGTCAATCAGATGTGGTAACAATGCTGGGTTCCCCCTTTGGGGATCAAATAGAGGATAAAGTG ATTGTTTCAGAGTTGAGGAGAAGTTCATCAAACAATAAAGCAAATGGAACACCGATAAAGATGCTTTTAGACCAAGAAATGTCAAAAGAGGTGGAAACTAAGAAAAATCCACCTAATGTAGTTGCCAAGTTGATGGGTCTTGATGCTTTTCCACGACAACAGCCTGATGCAGCTGTACAAAGAAGTAATGCAAGCAATTATTCACAATGTACTAATACTCGTTCCAGTGTACCATCGGGATGTTGGCAGCATGAAGATGAATTTTTGGACAAGAGAATGCAGCATGAATATCATCAGTGTCCGGAGCAGAATGATTACAAAGATGTTTATGAAGTCTGGCAGCAACCTCCGAAGACAAGTTATGGAAGAAATAAATCACCACAGAAGGGAAGGTATAATGGAAAGATTAATGAGAAGCAGATGGATCTTGTTCGTCAGAAGTTCATGGAAGCCAAACGATTGGCTACAGATGAGAGACTTCGCCAATCCAAAGAATTCGAAGATGCACTAGAAGTATTAAGTTCCAATAAAGATTTGTTTCTCAAGTTTCTGCAAGAACCAAATTCCTTGTTTTCTCAACATCTATATGAATTACAATCTCTTCCTCCACCTACAGAGACAAAGCGGATCACTGTTCTTAGACCTACAAAGATGGTTTCAAATGACAATTTTGTGGGATCAGGGAATAAGAGTGATAAACAGACAAATAAGTCATCTCAGGTATGTCAAGCAGTGTGGGAAAGCCACCATGTATACCCTGCTACCATTGCTGATCAGAAAGTTGATGAATACTCTCCTCCACCAACTCGGATAGTGGTGTTGAGGCCTACCCCTGGGAAGACTGAAGACAGTAAGGCCGTGGTTTCTTCCCCTACCTCATCACCAAGATTACAGGGTGAAAACTTCTATGAGAAGCATGTAGATGATGAGGTGCAAGAATCAATAGAAGCTGAAGAGGAGATCACACAGACAACGCGTGATAATTCGATGGGCCACCAGAGAAATGAAACTTTGCTTTCCTCTGTCTTTTCCAATGGTTATACTGGGGATGAGAGTTCGTTTCACAAATCAGAAATTGAATATGCAGCTGGAATTCTCAGTGACTCAGAAGTCATGTCACCGTCTCCTAGGCATTCGTGGGATTACATCAATAGGTTTGGCAGCCCTTTCTCTTCTTCTTCCTTCAGCCGCATGTCATGTTCTCCAGAGTCATCTGTTTGCAGAGAAGCCAAGAAGCGACTTTCTGAAAGATGGGCCATGATGGCCTTGAATGGAAATTCTCAGGAGCAAAGACATGCCCGCAGGAGCTCAAGTACATTAGGTGAGATGCTCGCACTATCAGAGGTTAAGAAGTCAACAACATCTGAGGATGAAAGTAGTCACAAGGAACAAGAACGAAGGGAATCAGTTTCATGCTTAATTAGTGATTCCAGTAAGGAAGAGCTGGTTTATTCTGCTAGTCTTGTGAGGTCAAAGTCTCTCCCTGTATCTTCTGCAGTATTTAGCAACCAAGTTAGCATTGAAGGTTCAGATCATGGGAAGATAGATGTTCCCAAAGAGCTGAATAAGGCAAAGAGCATGAAGTCATCATTGAAAGGGAAAGTCTCAAGTTTATTTTTCTCTAGAAATAAGAAATCAAATAAAGAGAAATCTGAGGCATCTCAAGCAAACAAGGAATCTCAATCTTCCTTTTCTGAACAATTAAATTCTCTGGTTCGTCCCAGTATGATTAGTGATGATGCATCTCAGTGTTCCAATGATGGTGGATTCGAAGGGTGTTTCTCTCCTGCTCTTTGTGGTGCTTCAGGAAAAGATTCTCCGGTCGTTACAAACATTGAACAAAGACAAGGGGCAGCTCCATGGGAG GCAGGATTGTCTTTGGCAAAGCCTGTGGCACCTGGAAATGCTGGTGAGAATCAAGACCAGCCAAGTCCAATATCTGTTCTAGAACCACCATTTGTAGAGGATGACAATACTATTCAGGAATTTTCTAGATTTTTAAAGCCAGACCACCTAG GAAGAAATCTTAAGTCTAACTTGATTGACAAATCACCGCCGATAGGATCGATTGCTCGGACCCTGTCATGGGGTGAATCTTGCGCTGAGCCTGCCACACCATATGGTCCGTATCTAGTAAAATCACCTTCAGTTTCCACAAGCACTGAGGAAGAAGAACAAGACTGGCATGCCGTTGTCCAAACTCTTTTATCAGCAGCCGGCCTTGATGGTGAGTTACAGTGCGACTCATTTTTTGGTAAATGGCATTCACTTGAAAGTCCTTTGGACCCATCTCTCCGAGATAAATACGCCAACCCAAATGACAAGGAGCCTTTGCACGAGGCAAAAAGAAGGAAATGGCGATCAAGTCGGAAGCTTGTATTCGACTGTGTTAATGCAGCCCTAGTGGACATCACTGGTTACGGGTCATCAGACAGCAGTAGTGTAAGGATCGTTTCGTGCAGCGGGGCCCACGACAGGTTCTTAGAGGGCGATTCCCTCCTATTGGCAGACCGTGTATGGTCCCGGGTGAAGGAATGGTTTTTGAGTGACGTGAGGTGTGTTTCGGAGGACGGTGGGGACATTAACAGCCTGGTGGTGGAGAGGGTGGTGAAGAAGGAGGTTGTAGGTAGAGGGTGGCCTGAGCAAATGAGATGTGAAATTGACATTGTAGGGAAGGAAATAGAGGGGAAGTTGCTGCAAGAGCTTGTGGAGGAGGCTGTGGTTGATTTGACAGGGAGGACATGA